In Ensifer canadensis, a genomic segment contains:
- the dnaG gene encoding DNA primase: protein MRFSQSFLDEIRDRVPISDVIAKRVTWDRRKTNVSRGDYWACCPFHGEKSPSFHCEDRKGRYHCFGCGVTGDHFRFLTDLEGLSFPEAVQQIADMAGVAMPQPDPQAEKREKERTSLLDVMELATQFFEDQLQTANGAKARAYLRERGLTGRTIETFRLGFAPDSRNALKEFLAGKGIGKEQIEACGLVVHGPEVPVSYDRFRDRIMFPILSSREKVIAFGGRAMSPDAPAKYLNSNETELFHKGNVLYNFARARRAMSGGSRPGDAGQNESATATIIAVEGYMDVIALHQAGVENAVAPLGTALTENQLDLLWKMTSQPVLCFDGDGAGIRAANRGVDLALPHLKPGRSVRFAMLPDGKDPDDLVRQEGRAPFDQVLANARSLAEMVWQREIQGGSFDTPEKRAELEARLKQVTAVIADESVRRHYGQDMRDRLHAFLQASSPGRGGERRQFERGGRQGGGQRGGQGGRQPNTSGPTAISDRLARSSLVSGQQAVPSLRESVLALTIVNHPQLLFDEYDEISTIEFDHRDLQRCWAAVLNAAAANGPRLTREGLVEQLEAEGFAPLIAAIDQQIRYARLWTATAAAAPEDAREGYLQALALHQRSKALHWQRRELERELAHATEEGDLEAVPQLLRTLQEVQFEVTRLENQEAIIEGFGVLSGRVKGPAAR from the coding sequence ATGCGCTTTTCACAGTCCTTTCTTGACGAGATACGCGACCGCGTGCCGATTTCGGACGTGATCGCCAAACGCGTCACCTGGGATCGGCGCAAGACCAATGTCTCGCGCGGCGACTACTGGGCCTGCTGCCCGTTCCACGGCGAGAAATCTCCGAGCTTCCACTGCGAGGACCGCAAGGGCCGCTACCATTGCTTCGGCTGTGGCGTTACCGGCGACCACTTCCGCTTCCTCACCGATCTCGAAGGCCTGAGCTTCCCCGAGGCGGTGCAGCAGATCGCCGACATGGCCGGTGTTGCCATGCCGCAGCCCGACCCGCAGGCCGAGAAGCGCGAAAAGGAACGCACCAGCCTGCTCGATGTGATGGAGCTGGCGACCCAGTTTTTCGAGGACCAGCTACAGACGGCCAATGGCGCCAAGGCGCGCGCCTATCTGCGCGAGCGCGGGCTGACCGGCCGCACCATCGAGACCTTTCGCCTCGGCTTTGCGCCCGACAGCCGCAATGCGCTGAAGGAATTTTTGGCCGGCAAGGGCATCGGCAAGGAGCAGATAGAGGCCTGCGGCCTGGTGGTGCATGGTCCCGAAGTGCCGGTTTCCTACGACCGCTTCCGTGACCGCATCATGTTTCCGATCCTGTCGTCGCGCGAAAAGGTCATCGCCTTCGGCGGCCGCGCCATGTCGCCGGATGCGCCGGCGAAGTATCTCAATTCGAATGAGACCGAGCTCTTCCACAAGGGCAACGTGCTCTACAACTTTGCCCGGGCACGCCGTGCAATGTCCGGGGGCAGCCGCCCCGGTGATGCCGGGCAAAACGAAAGTGCTACGGCGACGATCATCGCGGTCGAGGGCTATATGGACGTGATCGCGCTCCACCAGGCGGGCGTCGAGAATGCCGTTGCGCCGCTTGGAACAGCACTCACCGAAAACCAGCTCGATCTGCTCTGGAAGATGACGTCGCAGCCGGTGCTCTGCTTCGATGGCGACGGCGCCGGCATCCGCGCTGCCAACCGCGGCGTCGATCTGGCGCTGCCGCATCTGAAACCCGGCCGCTCGGTGCGCTTTGCCATGCTGCCTGACGGCAAGGACCCGGACGATCTGGTGCGGCAAGAGGGGCGGGCGCCCTTCGACCAGGTGCTGGCCAATGCAAGGTCGCTGGCCGAGATGGTCTGGCAACGTGAAATCCAGGGCGGCTCGTTCGATACGCCGGAAAAACGCGCCGAACTTGAAGCGAGGCTGAAGCAGGTCACCGCCGTCATTGCCGACGAAAGTGTGCGGCGCCACTATGGCCAGGACATGCGCGACCGGCTGCACGCCTTCCTGCAGGCCTCAAGCCCCGGTCGCGGCGGCGAGCGGCGGCAATTCGAGCGCGGCGGCCGCCAGGGCGGCGGCCAACGCGGCGGGCAGGGTGGACGCCAGCCCAACACCTCGGGTCCGACGGCAATCTCGGACCGGCTGGCGCGCTCGTCGCTGGTCAGCGGCCAGCAGGCGGTGCCCTCGTTGCGCGAAAGCGTGCTGGCGCTCACCATCGTCAACCACCCGCAACTGCTGTTTGACGAATACGACGAGATCTCGACCATCGAGTTCGACCACCGCGATCTGCAACGCTGCTGGGCGGCGGTGCTCAATGCGGCTGCCGCCAACGGCCCGCGCCTGACGCGTGAAGGGCTGGTGGAACAGCTGGAAGCCGAAGGCTTTGCGCCCTTGATCGCGGCCATCGACCAGCAGATCCGCTATGCCCGGCTGTGGACGGCGACAGCTGCTGCGGCACCCGAGGATGCGCGCGAGGGTTACCTGCAGGCGCTGGCGCTGCACCAGCGCTCCAAGGCGTTGCATTGGCAGCGGCGCGAGCTGGAGCGGGAACTGGCGCATGCGACCGAGGAGGGAGACCTCGAGGCCGTGCCTCAGCTCCTGCGCACACTTCAGGAAGTACAGTTCGAAGTGACGCGGCTTGAAAACCAGGAAGCGATCATCGAAGGCTTCGGTGTGCTCTCCGGCCGCGTGAAGGGACCGGCGGCCCGGTGA
- a CDS encoding GatB/YqeY domain-containing protein — translation MRDQFAEVLKEALKAKDTRRTSTVRLIQAAIKDRDIANRGLGKDPVGDDEILQILAKMIKQREESARIYDQGGRPELAEQERQEIVIINQFLPAQLPEDKVKELCASVIQETGAHGLRDMGKCMNALKERYPGQMDFAKASGLVKDLLK, via the coding sequence ATGCGCGACCAGTTCGCTGAGGTACTGAAAGAAGCCCTGAAGGCCAAGGACACGCGGCGCACCTCAACCGTGCGGCTGATCCAGGCTGCGATCAAGGATCGTGATATTGCCAACCGTGGCCTGGGCAAGGATCCGGTCGGCGACGACGAGATCCTGCAGATCCTCGCCAAGATGATCAAGCAGCGCGAGGAATCGGCGCGCATCTACGACCAGGGCGGCCGGCCGGAGCTTGCCGAGCAGGAGCGGCAGGAAATCGTCATCATCAACCAGTTCCTGCCGGCTCAGTTGCCAGAGGATAAGGTCAAGGAACTCTGTGCTTCGGTGATCCAGGAAACCGGCGCGCACGGGCTTCGCGACATGGGCAAGTGCATGAACGCGCTCAAGGAACGGTATCCCGGCCAGATGGACTTCGCCAAGGCCTCCGGCCTGGTCAAGGACCTGCTGAAGTAA
- the carA gene encoding glutamine-hydrolyzing carbamoyl-phosphate synthase small subunit: MTATPAWTTEKPTALLVLADGTVIEGKGIGATGKVQAEVCFNTALTGYQEILTDPSYLSQIVTFTFPHIGNIGANDEDIEDLTPAARHGAVGVIFKADITEPSNYRSVKHLDAWLKARGIIGLCGIDTRALTAWIRENGMPNAVIAHDPSGVFDIETLKKEAKAWSGLEGLDLAKVATSGQSSQWTEKPWVWDEGYSTLGDAEADYHVVALDYGVKRNILRLFTGLNARVTVMPATTSAEEVLAQKPDGIFLSNGPGDPAATGEYAVPVIQDLLKSDIPVFGICLGHQMLALALGGKTEKMHQGHHGANHPVKDHTTGKVEIVSMNHGFAVDSKSLPEGVEETHISLFDGTNCGLRVAGKPVFSVQHHPEASPGPQDSHYLFRRFMNLVREKKGEPALAER, encoded by the coding sequence ATGACCGCGACACCCGCATGGACCACTGAAAAACCCACCGCTTTGCTCGTTCTTGCCGATGGCACCGTCATCGAAGGCAAGGGCATCGGCGCAACCGGCAAGGTGCAGGCGGAAGTCTGCTTCAACACGGCACTGACCGGCTACCAGGAAATCCTGACGGATCCTTCCTACCTCAGCCAGATCGTCACCTTCACCTTCCCGCACATCGGCAATATCGGCGCCAATGACGAGGACATCGAAGACCTGACGCCGGCAGCCCGCCACGGCGCGGTCGGCGTGATCTTCAAGGCCGATATCACCGAGCCGTCGAACTACCGGTCCGTCAAGCACCTCGATGCCTGGCTGAAAGCCCGCGGCATCATCGGCCTCTGCGGCATCGACACCCGGGCACTCACCGCCTGGATCCGCGAAAACGGCATGCCCAACGCCGTCATCGCCCACGATCCCTCAGGCGTCTTCGACATCGAGACGCTGAAGAAGGAAGCCAAGGCTTGGAGCGGGCTTGAAGGCCTCGATCTTGCCAAGGTCGCGACCTCCGGCCAGTCCTCGCAGTGGACCGAGAAGCCCTGGGTCTGGGACGAAGGCTATTCGACGCTCGGCGATGCCGAGGCCGACTACCACGTCGTCGCCCTCGACTACGGCGTCAAGCGCAACATCCTGCGCCTCTTCACCGGCCTCAACGCCCGCGTCACCGTGATGCCGGCAACGACGAGCGCCGAAGAGGTGCTTGCCCAGAAGCCGGACGGCATCTTCCTCTCCAACGGCCCGGGCGACCCGGCGGCAACCGGCGAATACGCCGTGCCTGTCATCCAGGACCTGCTGAAGAGCGATATCCCGGTGTTCGGTATCTGCCTCGGTCACCAGATGCTGGCGCTGGCGCTTGGCGGCAAGACCGAAAAAATGCACCAGGGCCACCATGGCGCCAACCATCCGGTCAAGGATCACACCACGGGCAAGGTCGAGATCGTCTCGATGAACCACGGCTTCGCGGTCGATTCGAAGTCGCTGCCGGAAGGTGTTGAAGAGACTCACATTTCGCTGTTCGACGGCACCAATTGCGGCCTGCGCGTCGCCGGCAAGCCGGTGTTCTCGGTGCAGCATCACCCGGAAGCCTCGCCGGGCCCGCAGGACAGCCACTACCTCTTCCGCCGGTTCATGAACCTCGTGCGCGAGAAAAAGGGCGAACCGGCGCTTGCCGAGCGCTGA
- a CDS encoding sulfite exporter TauE/SafE family protein: protein MDGLIAPLLFLAGIAGGIINALAGGATLITFPAMLAAGLPPVVANASNAIAIAPGHLLAAIADREKLPTFDRRMLVLHALCVVGGVIGALVLLALPDRLFVLPVPGLIGLATLLFAFAPRIGQWTVTHRGKGQASRTEGMAALFATSIYGGFFGAGLGILLTAVLSLQEPGDIRKVKVMKNLLGSCVSLAAIVIFIAKGMVQWPETLTMLSGALIGGYAGGHLVRVLPAQVVRLFVILSGAVMTCVYAGRYWF, encoded by the coding sequence ATGGACGGACTGATCGCGCCTCTTCTGTTTCTCGCCGGCATAGCCGGCGGCATCATCAATGCGCTAGCAGGGGGCGCAACGCTGATCACCTTCCCGGCGATGCTTGCCGCGGGTCTTCCGCCTGTTGTTGCCAATGCCTCGAATGCCATTGCCATCGCACCTGGGCACCTGCTGGCGGCGATTGCCGATCGCGAGAAGCTGCCGACCTTCGATCGGCGCATGCTGGTCCTGCACGCCCTCTGCGTCGTTGGCGGCGTCATCGGCGCACTGGTTCTGCTTGCGCTTCCCGATCGCCTCTTCGTGCTGCCGGTTCCCGGGCTCATCGGCCTTGCCACGCTGCTCTTTGCGTTTGCGCCGCGCATCGGCCAGTGGACCGTAACGCATCGCGGGAAGGGACAAGCATCAAGGACCGAAGGAATGGCCGCGCTGTTTGCCACTTCGATCTATGGCGGTTTCTTTGGTGCGGGGCTCGGCATCCTCCTGACGGCGGTGCTTTCGCTGCAAGAGCCGGGCGACATCCGCAAGGTCAAGGTGATGAAGAACCTGCTCGGCAGCTGTGTCAGCCTCGCGGCGATCGTCATCTTCATCGCGAAGGGCATGGTGCAATGGCCTGAGACGCTGACGATGTTGTCGGGCGCGCTGATCGGCGGCTATGCCGGCGGTCATCTGGTGCGGGTGCTGCCGGCCCAAGTCGTGCGGCTGTTCGTGATCCTCTCCGGCGCGGTCATGACCTGCGTCTATGCCGGCCGCTACTGGTTTTAA
- a CDS encoding AraC family transcriptional regulator, whose protein sequence is MIPHENHQWTYWLGRASPEVEYAFWAGGPAPALGMHFHPESQLTTVHSGCRAFQVGSVILRVEAGQCLHIPAGMPHRSLAAEPEGAQCLNLYAALPDAGCGPTVYSLRELGLSEGEADPLALLRGVGERLQAGGRLPGHASDDLWLGDIGVSSMTVGKIAVRHGLSREGFSRRFTRLIGMSPHAYRLMHRLNAARRDLRSETSVADIAAKYGFADQSHLGRHFRRVFGATPRAYGENMRAVTNVPDVVTATG, encoded by the coding sequence ATGATCCCGCACGAGAACCATCAATGGACTTATTGGCTGGGCCGGGCGTCGCCTGAAGTCGAGTACGCCTTCTGGGCTGGCGGGCCTGCACCGGCACTTGGCATGCATTTCCACCCCGAAAGCCAGCTGACGACGGTGCATTCCGGCTGTCGCGCCTTTCAGGTGGGAAGCGTGATACTCCGGGTCGAGGCGGGGCAGTGCCTGCACATTCCCGCCGGTATGCCGCACCGAAGCCTTGCTGCCGAGCCCGAGGGCGCGCAATGCCTCAACCTCTACGCTGCCCTGCCGGATGCAGGCTGTGGCCCCACAGTATACTCGCTTCGTGAACTCGGGCTTTCCGAAGGGGAGGCCGATCCGCTCGCGCTGCTCCGCGGCGTTGGGGAACGATTGCAAGCGGGTGGCAGGTTGCCGGGACATGCGAGCGACGATCTCTGGCTTGGCGATATCGGTGTAAGCAGCATGACGGTCGGCAAGATCGCCGTTCGTCATGGTCTGAGCCGCGAAGGTTTCAGTCGTCGGTTCACGCGGCTGATCGGTATGTCGCCGCACGCCTATCGGCTGATGCACCGCCTGAACGCGGCCCGGCGCGATCTGCGATCGGAAACGTCGGTGGCCGACATCGCAGCAAAATATGGTTTTGCCGACCAGAGCCATCTCGGCCGTCATTTCCGCCGCGTCTTCGGCGCCACACCACGCGCCTATGGCGAAAACATGCGGGCGGTCACAAACGTTCCAGACGTGGTCACGGCCACAGGCTAG
- a CDS encoding LysR substrate-binding domain-containing protein gives MRNLNDFIVFAHVVDHKGFAPAARALNMPKSTLSKRVAELEKTLGVRLINRTSRRFTVTEIGEDFYRHAAAMLIEADAAEAIVKGRLAEPSGTVRITASVPTAQMTLAGLLPPLALAYPKMRVMVHATDRFVDVVQEGFDIAVRDHFAPLPDSGLVQRRVATDAIWLVAAPAYLESRGAPREPSELSRHDGLLASLTAEGWTMRNDAGVVVRVRPEPRFLADESNVLRAAAVSGLGITALPRKLCRAEIEEGSLVRVLPDWEAGSVTTTLLMPHRRGQLPSVRAVVDFIAEHLPGAQGSAA, from the coding sequence ATGCGCAATCTCAACGACTTCATCGTCTTTGCCCATGTGGTCGATCACAAGGGGTTCGCGCCGGCCGCGCGCGCGCTCAACATGCCGAAATCGACGCTGAGCAAGCGCGTGGCCGAACTGGAAAAGACACTCGGCGTCAGGCTGATCAACCGCACGTCGCGCCGCTTCACCGTGACCGAGATCGGCGAGGACTTCTATCGACATGCCGCGGCGATGCTGATCGAGGCGGATGCGGCCGAAGCCATCGTCAAGGGCCGGCTCGCTGAGCCGAGCGGCACGGTCAGGATCACCGCCTCAGTGCCGACGGCGCAGATGACGCTGGCAGGCCTTCTACCGCCGTTGGCGCTCGCATACCCTAAGATGCGCGTGATGGTGCACGCGACCGACCGTTTCGTCGACGTCGTCCAGGAAGGCTTCGACATCGCCGTGCGCGATCACTTCGCGCCCTTGCCCGATTCGGGTCTTGTGCAGCGGCGGGTGGCAACGGACGCCATCTGGCTGGTGGCGGCACCGGCCTATCTCGAAAGCCGCGGGGCCCCGCGCGAACCGAGCGAGCTTTCGCGTCATGACGGACTTCTGGCGTCGTTGACCGCCGAGGGATGGACGATGCGCAATGATGCGGGTGTGGTCGTCCGGGTCCGTCCGGAGCCGCGTTTCCTTGCGGACGAATCCAATGTGCTCCGTGCGGCCGCCGTTTCCGGCCTCGGCATCACCGCGCTGCCGCGCAAACTCTGCCGGGCGGAAATCGAGGAGGGCAGCCTCGTTCGTGTCCTGCCCGATTGGGAAGCGGGCAGCGTCACCACGACCCTGCTGATGCCGCATCGGCGGGGGCAACTGCCGTCGGTGCGCGCGGTGGTCGACTTCATCGCCGAGCATCTGCCCGGCGCGCAAGGGTCGGCCGCATAG
- a CDS encoding SDR family oxidoreductase, whose product MGSYQDKKAVVIGGTHGMGLATVERLVNGGAEVLLTGNNAANLAKIQERFGARVHAVKSDISDLGEIAVLGATVGQKLGSIDLLHVNAGTSLLELFDQVTEASYDRQFTINTKGAFFTVQRLAPLIRDGGSIVFTSSVADVGGHAGMAVYSGSKAALISFASVFAAELLPRGIRVNSVSPGFIDTPTKGVAGITDAERAEFKALGDAITPMGRNGTADEVARAVLFLAFDATFTTGARLTVDGGLGQQLSPAA is encoded by the coding sequence ATGGGTAGCTATCAGGACAAGAAAGCCGTCGTCATCGGCGGCACGCATGGCATGGGCCTGGCGACAGTCGAACGGCTCGTCAACGGCGGCGCGGAAGTACTCTTGACCGGCAACAATGCGGCCAACCTCGCCAAGATCCAGGAGCGCTTCGGGGCGCGTGTCCATGCGGTAAAATCCGACATCTCCGACCTCGGCGAGATCGCCGTGCTCGGGGCGACCGTCGGCCAAAAGCTGGGGTCGATCGATCTGTTGCACGTCAACGCCGGCACGTCGCTGCTCGAACTGTTCGACCAGGTGACGGAGGCCTCCTACGACCGACAGTTCACCATCAACACCAAGGGCGCCTTCTTCACCGTGCAGCGGCTGGCGCCGCTCATCCGCGACGGCGGCTCCATCGTCTTCACCTCTTCTGTCGCCGATGTCGGCGGTCATGCGGGCATGGCTGTCTATAGCGGCAGCAAGGCGGCACTGATCTCGTTTGCCTCCGTCTTTGCCGCCGAACTGTTGCCACGCGGCATCCGCGTCAACTCGGTCAGCCCCGGCTTCATCGACACGCCGACCAAGGGCGTTGCCGGCATCACCGATGCCGAGCGTGCAGAGTTCAAGGCGCTGGGGGACGCGATCACGCCCATGGGCCGCAACGGCACCGCCGACGAAGTGGCCCGCGCCGTGCTGTTCCTCGCCTTCGACGCGACGTTTACCACTGGCGCGAGGCTGACGGTCGATGGCGGTCTCGGCCAGCAATTGTCGCCGGCTGCCTGA
- a CDS encoding NAD(P)-dependent oxidoreductase, whose amino-acid sequence MSNCITIIGLGAMGTALANALIEAGNVTTVWNRTQARADTLVARGARRAETVQEAIDVSDVIVLCLTDYTAAEATLADAAPLLAGKTVVNLTDGRPDEVRATAGRLGGYGALYLDGGIMATPPMIGSSHAFILYSGSADAFEGAKEQLAAFGQSHYLGEDPVLAAVNDLALLSAMYGLFGGYLHATALAGSVGVTAIQFLAFVEPWLAAMMTALPDLAERIDSGDHARDVMSNLAMQSVAITNIVAASRSQGIDPAFMDPIERLAQKRLAGGFGADEISGIIEGMRAK is encoded by the coding sequence ATGTCCAATTGCATCACCATCATCGGCCTCGGCGCCATGGGCACGGCCCTCGCAAACGCCCTCATCGAAGCAGGCAACGTAACGACGGTCTGGAACCGCACCCAGGCGCGGGCTGACACACTTGTTGCCCGCGGCGCGCGCCGAGCCGAAACGGTGCAGGAAGCCATCGACGTCAGCGACGTGATCGTGCTGTGCCTCACCGATTATACCGCCGCCGAAGCCACGCTTGCCGACGCCGCTCCCTTGCTGGCCGGCAAGACCGTCGTCAACCTCACCGATGGTCGCCCGGACGAGGTCCGGGCGACCGCCGGCCGTCTTGGCGGATACGGTGCGCTCTATCTCGACGGCGGCATCATGGCGACGCCGCCGATGATCGGCTCGTCGCACGCCTTCATTCTCTACAGCGGCAGCGCCGATGCGTTTGAGGGCGCAAAGGAGCAACTAGCTGCCTTTGGCCAGAGCCACTATCTCGGCGAAGATCCTGTTCTCGCCGCGGTCAACGACCTCGCATTGCTGTCGGCGATGTACGGCCTCTTCGGCGGCTATCTGCACGCAACGGCGCTTGCCGGCAGCGTTGGCGTCACGGCAATACAGTTCCTAGCCTTCGTCGAGCCCTGGCTGGCAGCGATGATGACGGCTCTGCCCGACCTTGCCGAGCGGATCGACAGCGGCGACCACGCCCGCGACGTGATGTCGAACCTTGCGATGCAATCGGTGGCGATCACCAATATCGTCGCCGCAAGCCGCAGCCAGGGCATCGATCCGGCGTTCATGGATCCGATCGAAAGACTGGCGCAAAAGCGCCTCGCCGGCGGCTTCGGTGCCGACGAGATCTCCGGCATCATCGAGGGAATGCGGGCAAAATAG